Genomic segment of Gammaproteobacteria bacterium:
TCCAGGAAAACGGGCTAGGGCGTGAATCAACCAAAACTCGGTCAGGGTAAGCTCTATGGGTTGCCCACGCCAGCGCACCTGCATCCGATTCATGTCCATGGTCAACGAACCACGGTTGATGATGGATTCACGCTCTGGCGGCGCACGCAAGGCATCCATCCGTCGAAATAGTGCCGCAATACGCGCTCCTAAGTGGGGTAAGCTAATATCCTTGGTAAGGTAGTCATCTGCTCCGAGACGTAACCCGGAGATGGTATCGAATTCAGTATCTCGGGCAGTTAAAAAAATAATTGGAAGCGTCAAAGACATGGCGCGTAATTCCCGACATAGCTCAAAACCTCCCTCCACTTCGTCCTCCAATCCAATATCCAAAATTGCGAGGTCTGGCAGACGATCCCGAAAGGATGCCAACGCATCCAAACGATTCCCGAAGGTGATCACGTCATAACCTTGACGACGTAATACATCAGCATAGTTTTCTCGAATGGATGGTTCATCTTCAACGATGGCAATTTTGCGTTTCATGAGCAGCTCGTATTTTTGGATCAGTTGGTTTTTGCGCGGCCTTTTAAACAGCGATGAATTTCGACAATGGCTTGGTCATACGTTTTTCGTAGCGCTTCCAGGGTATTATTCGCATATTCCCCGCGACTAAGTTCAGTGTCGAGCTTTTCTACCGCACGGTACAAATCAACCGCACCAACATTCCCCGCCGTTCCTTTGAGACGATGAGAAACTGCCTTAGCTTGCTTGATTTGGCCCGCAGTGAGCGCACGATCAATTTCGTTCAAATCCTCGCCAACGCTATCGGAAAAGCTTTTTAGAATGTCGAGAATTTCGGTGCGATCGGAAAAAACCATGCGGAGATTGCGCAAATCAAAGCCGGCCATTTCGATGACTATTTCTCGGTCGTCATTCACTGACAATGCAAGCGAGGACCGCGAGGGAGTAGAAACGAGAACAGCAGCGTTCTTGATGCGTTCGGGAATCCAACGCAGGAGAGTGGCGGCCAATTCCTCCTGGTTGATGGGTTTGCCCAAGAAGCCATTCATGCCCGAGGCCAACACCCGCTCTTTTTCCTCGGCGGTGACCCCCGCCGTTAGGGCAATCACCGGCAGAGTGGCCCACGCCGTGTTTTGGCGAATGCGACGCGTTGCCTCCAGGCCATCCATCCCCGGCATATGAACATCCATCAGCACTACATCGAACCGCTCGCCAGCCAGACGGTCTAGCGCCTCTTGCCCATGATTGGCAATTTCGATCACGATTCCCCAACGTTTCAACAATCCCCGGATGACCTGTTGGTTGATGGTGTTATCTTCAACGACTAGCACACGTGCGCCCGTCAAACGACGAATGCGCTCGTTATCACTAATGGATTTTTTTCGAGACCGAACATCTTCGCTATCAATGCGTGTCCCGGACGCCACCCCCAGTGGGAGCTTGAAAGTAAAACTGCTTCCCTGACCTTCGACACTTTCCACTACGCAGTCACTGCCCATCAGCAACAACAACTCGCGGCTAATTGCAAGCCCAAGACCAGTGCCACCAAATCGACGCGAGATTGATACATCGGCCTGGCTGAACGCCTGAAAAAGCCGCGCTACCATCTCCTCGGACATGCCGATCCCAGTGTCTTCGATCCGGAATACAAGATGTGCTTGCGAAAGCTCCAGTGCCTGAGCGCTAATCCGCAACAGGACGTGACCGCGTTCGGTAAATTTGATGGCATTACCCAGCAGATTCAGAAGTATCTGTTGCAGACGCAGGCTATCTCCCACCAATAAGCGAGGCACCTCCGGCATTACTTCAATGATGAAATCCAGTGATTTTTCCTCGATGCGCAGCGCGAATAGATTACGCAGGTTATTGAGTAGCACATCGAGATCGAATGGAAAATTTTCGATGGTCATCCGCCCAGATTCGATCTTCGAGTAATCAAGAATATCGTTAAGAATGCCCAGCAAGCTTTTCGAGGATCCGTGAATTTTCTCCAGATAATCACGCGCCTCCGGTGTCAGCGGTTGATATAGCGCCAGCTCGGACAGACCGATGATGGCGTTCATCGGCGTGCGAATCTCATGACTCATGTTGGCCAGAAACGTGCTCTTGGCGCGACTGGCCTCTTCTGCGGCAGCGCGCGCCTGGCGGAGATCAACGGTTCGTTCCTCAACGCGCCGTTCGAGTTCCCGTTCCACTGAACGCAGTGTCAGGTGAGTACAGACACGGGCCAGCACCTCCTCAGGCTCGAAAGGCTTGGCGATGAAATCAACCCCTCCCGAAGTAAACGCTCGAACCTTAACCTCGGTGTCGGTAGCGGCGCTGATGAAGATAATCGGAATGCCTTTGAGGTCGTCATCGGCCTTGAAGCGCCGGCATACTTCGTACCCGTCCATCTCGGGCATCAATACGTCGAGCAACACCAGATCTGGAGCTTCGCGTCGCGCCGTCCGCAAGGCGAGTTGACCACTACGCACTGAACGGGTGTCGTAACCATGCTCACGCAGAACATCTCCGAGAACGGTCAGGTTCTCGGGCGTGTCATCGACCAGTAATAAAATGGCTGCTGCAAACTTCATAGGTACCATCACCATCGATCTGTCTTTCTAGGCTTGGCTGCTTCGGCTGCTGGTTCGTTCGATACCGTCCGCTTGTTCGATGACATTTTTTTTGGTTCTCTGGTTATATCTATCTAATCTATCACTTTCTATTTCTACCTGTTCATGCACCAACGTCGGTTGGTTGACGATTTCCACTCGCAGAATATCTTCCAACGCGTTCGCTCGGGTAATCTCGACTCGTAGCCATTGGCCGGGTTGAAGACTGAAATAGGTTGTGGCAGGCAGGGTAGTTTCCAGCATAAATTCTGGGAGAACGATCTGAATTCGCTGGCCATGAATCGCCACTACCAGGGCATCAGTCTCCAAACCACGCCGCTGTTCCAGCAGCCGCAGCAGCCAATAGCGGCGACGATTTTGTTCCAAAAGCGACGATTGGCTTACCGGGCGTTCGATAGCAGAGAGAATGGCTTTAAGCTCAAGCATAGTATAGGGAAGGGGTTCACCTCGCAGAAAGGCGGCAAACTGACGTTGATTAACGAGGTCGGCGTAACGGCGGAGCGGAGAAGAAATTGTAGCGTAGCTTTCAACGCCAAGGCCATGATGAACAATGGGTTCTATCCCGACTTCGGCCCGAGAAAGCTGCATCCGCTGACGATAATTGAGCCACAGGTCGTCGGGAACTACCCCTTCGAATAAACGTTCCCTAGGTGCCGTTTGACCACGATAGATACAAGGAACTTCAGCTTCTTTCATAACAGCGGCGCTAAGACGGTTGGCCTGAATCATCATTTCG
This window contains:
- the chvI gene encoding Transcriptional regulatory protein ChvI, which codes for MKRKIAIVEDEPSIRENYADVLRRQGYDVITFGNRLDALASFRDRLPDLAILDIGLEDEVEGGFELCRELRAMSLTLPIIFLTARDTEFDTISGLRLGADDYLTKDISLPHLGARIAALFRRMDALRAPPERESIINRGSLTMDMNRMQVRWRGQPIELTLTEFWLIHALARFPGYVKNREQLMHEANIVVDDSTITSHIKRVRQKFVALDSDFSSIETIYGMGYRWKAENSH
- a CDS encoding two-component system, sensor histidine kinase and response regulator, translating into MVMVPMKFAAAILLLVDDTPENLTVLGDVLREHGYDTRSVRSGQLALRTARREAPDLVLLDVLMPEMDGYEVCRRFKADDDLKGIPIIFISAATDTEVKVRAFTSGGVDFIAKPFEPEEVLARVCTHLTLRSVERELERRVEERTVDLRQARAAAEEASRAKSTFLANMSHEIRTPMNAIIGLSELALYQPLTPEARDYLEKIHGSSKSLLGILNDILDYSKIESGRMTIENFPFDLDVLLNNLRNLFALRIEEKSLDFIIEVMPEVPRLLVGDSLRLQQILLNLLGNAIKFTERGHVLLRISAQALELSQAHLVFRIEDTGIGMSEEMVARLFQAFSQADVSISRRFGGTGLGLAISRELLLLMGSDCVVESVEGQGSSFTFKLPLGVASGTRIDSEDVRSRKKSISDNERIRRLTGARVLVVEDNTINQQVIRGLLKRWGIVIEIANHGQEALDRLAGERFDVVLMDVHMPGMDGLEATRRIRQNTAWATLPVIALTAGVTAEEKERVLASGMNGFLGKPINQEELAATLLRWIPERIKNAAVLVSTPSRSSLALSVNDDREIVIEMAGFDLRNLRMVFSDRTEILDILKSFSDSVGEDLNEIDRALTAGQIKQAKAVSHRLKGTAGNVGAVDLYRAVEKLDTELSRGEYANNTLEALRKTYDQAIVEIHRCLKGRAKTN